TATCGCCTAAGGATAGAGATATTGCAATGGTTTTTCAAAATTACGCGCTATATCCTCATATGAGTGTTTTTGAAAATATTTCATTTGGACTTAAACTAAGAAAATTCAGTAAGGAAGAAATAAATAAAAGGGTTAACGACGCAAGTGAAATTTTGGGATTAACGGATCTGCTTGATAGAAAGCCAAAGCAATTATCCGGTGGTCAACGTCAAAGAGTTGCCCTTGGTAGAGCTATTGTTCGTAATCCAAAAGTATTTTTATTTGATGAACCGCTCAGTAATCTTGATGCCAAATTAAGAGTACAAATGAGGACTGAGATTTCAAAACTTCATAAAAAGTTAGGCACAACGATGATTTACGTAACTCATGATCAAACAGAAGCAATGACAATGGGTGACAAAATAGTGATTTTAAATAATGGGGAAGTACAGCAAATTGATACTCCAATGAATTTATACACAAAACCAAAAAATAAATTTGTTGCGGGTTTTATTGGAAGTCCGGCGATGAATTTTTAGATGGAAAAATTGAAAAGGAAAATTCATTTTATTTTATTTCACAAAACAAAGAAATTAAATTTGATCTGACCAAGAAACAATCTGAGTACTTGGAAAAATACGTAGATCAAAATATAGTTATTGGAATCAGGCCTGAAGATTTTCATGTAATCGAAAATAAAGATGAAAATTACATTTCGGTGTTTTCAAAAATTGACCTTTTTGAACCGCTTGGAAATGAAACTTATATTTATTTTTATATTGAGGGAAAACAAAATATTGCAAGAATTACGTCTTCAAATGATTTAAAGATCGGTTCCGAAATTGAATTTAAATTGGATAAAAGTAAAATACATTTTTTCGACTCTGAAAATAATTCAGTTTTATTAAAATAAAAATTGAGAATTTTATGAAGAATATTTTAATTTACATTTTACTTACCGTATCATTTCAAAATTTTATGAAAGCACAGAATAACACACCAAATCCTAATGATACTTTAAGATCAATATTGGTTAATGACAATTCTTATGTTACAATCAGCATCTATGCTCCCGAAGCAAAAAATGTTTCAATCGGGGGTGGAGATATTCCCGGAATTTATGAAAATGGAAAAATGAAAAGAAAAGAAAATGGTGTTTGGTCTTTAAATGTCGGACCAATTGCTCCGGGAGCATATAGATATAATTTTAATATTGACGGAGTAGTAGTAACGGACCCCAAAAATACCGAAACCAGCGAATCCAATATGAATATGTGGAGTTTGTTTTATGTAAGAGGTAAAGATTTTATGGATTGTAAAGATGTTCCGCATGGCGCGATTTCTGAAGTTAATTATTATTCTATTACGCTGAATAAAAACCGAAGAATGCACATTTATACGCCGCCGGGATATGAAATTAGTAACATGGATTTTCCCGTTTTTTATCTTCTGCACGGAGCTTTTGATTGCGATGATTCTTGGACCACAGTTGGAAGAGCAGGTTTTATTATTGATAATTTAATTTTCGAAGGAAAGGTAAAACCTATGGTAATTGTTATGCCGGCAGGACATACAAAACCTTTTCAATTTGGCGGAGCTGTACCCGAAAAAGATGAGTTTATTGAAGATTTCCTGAATGAAATAAAGCCGTATATTGAAAAAAATTTATAGAGTTATCAAAAACAGTCATAATACTGCAATTGCGGGGTTATCAATGGGCGGAGGTCATACATTAAATATCGCAATTCCAAATTTAGGCGATTATGGTTTTATTGGCGTTTTTAGCTCAGGTATTTTTGGGATTAACGGAGGAGATTCGTTTTTACCAAATATGGGTAACCAGTGGGAAAACAATAACTTAAAGGTTTTAGATAATGCTAAACTTAAAGATAAAATTAAAT
The sequence above is drawn from the Ignavibacteriota bacterium genome and encodes:
- the ugpC gene encoding sn-glycerol-3-phosphate ABC transporter ATP-binding protein UgpC — encoded protein: MANLSIKNLFKSYDQKNYAVNNVNIEIANGEFVVLVGPSGCGKSTILRMIAGLEDITKGEIFIDSRLVNNVSPKDRDIAMVFQNYALYPHMSVFENISFGLKLRKFSKEEINKRVNDASEILGLTDLLDRKPKQLSGGQRQRVALGRAIVRNPKVFLFDEPLSNLDAKLRVQMRTEISKLHKKLGTTMIYVTHDQTEAMTMGDKIVILNNGEVQQIDTPMNLYTKPKNKFVAGFIGSPAMNF
- a CDS encoding TOBE domain-containing protein, coding for MEKYVDQNIVIGIRPEDFHVIENKDENYISVFSKIDLFEPLGNETYIYFYIEGKQNIARITSSNDLKIGSEIEFKLDKSKIHFFDSENNSVLLK